In Chitinophaga nivalis, a single genomic region encodes these proteins:
- a CDS encoding ABC transporter permease — MWLNYLKIAWRNLRKQKVFAFVNMIGMSVALCAALLLSLTAYQQWSYDNFHENRDHIYQVYEEEYKANRIAKSMSVPDPLADVLRKEVAGVKYVTRVSNDNLPVRYGNNHYYFDIQMVDNDYLKMFTFPFVKGDPQNALQQLNQVVLTEKTAASLFRNEDPVGKTIEVNLQGKWRPFIVSGVAAALPDNSSISFEMLTRFENIPMYAELKNRWNESGYPVFMQLEPNVTTAAFDRQIKPLVHKYFAENIAELKKNGGVPDKNGELLVLKTISLNDFHLTPGNTYYSGLNQFYPWLMLILAFMITAIACINFINLSVARSFTRSNEVGLRKALGAQDKQLIFQFWSEAFLLCCFAFVISILLTCILLPHYNRIFRHRLTLGLFQHGWLLLSIVVGFFTITLLAGGYPAWKVSRLNIISVLKGKQNFSSSNGMQRSLIVVQFVVAIVLISCTVIIGQQLKFVQSAPLGFNSTQVISIPVDNAPVTAVTAMRSKLLMESEVTGVTAGQFNLGLGKDGSSGRWMRSFDYKGHSVGTQCIEVDYDYASTLDLKMVAGRDFSRDFGADTTCVVINELMAKQLGEADPIGSLIEMDDRRPLRVIGVVKNYHYESLHKKIEPLTISLAKPVDLSYIFVKVNTANPAVTIKKIEGMWKTLNPLSENAPSFLDENTDRLYRQEKRFSKIFINGAVLAVLISCMGLFAIAVLVMAQRKKEIGIRKVLGASVGSIVMLLAKDFLRLVIIAVIIATPAAWYFMQRWLKGFEFHVNIHWWVFAMTGAIALIIAFLTVSMQTVKAALANPIKSLNRD; from the coding sequence ATGTGGTTAAATTATCTGAAAATCGCCTGGAGAAATTTACGGAAGCAAAAAGTATTTGCCTTCGTTAATATGATAGGCATGAGTGTGGCACTTTGTGCTGCATTGTTATTGTCCCTTACTGCTTACCAGCAGTGGTCCTATGATAATTTCCATGAAAACCGGGATCATATTTACCAGGTATACGAAGAAGAATATAAAGCCAACAGGATAGCGAAGAGTATGAGTGTCCCGGATCCGCTGGCAGATGTACTGAGGAAGGAGGTAGCCGGTGTGAAATATGTAACGCGGGTGAGTAACGATAACCTGCCGGTGCGTTATGGTAACAACCATTATTATTTTGATATACAGATGGTGGACAATGATTATTTAAAGATGTTCACTTTCCCGTTTGTAAAGGGGGATCCCCAAAACGCCCTGCAACAACTGAATCAGGTAGTACTGACAGAAAAAACAGCTGCGTCCTTATTCCGGAATGAAGATCCTGTGGGTAAAACCATTGAAGTAAACCTGCAGGGAAAATGGCGCCCGTTTATTGTAAGTGGTGTTGCTGCTGCGTTGCCGGACAACAGCAGCATTTCGTTTGAAATGCTGACCCGCTTTGAAAATATCCCCATGTATGCAGAGCTGAAAAACCGATGGAACGAGTCGGGGTACCCCGTGTTCATGCAACTGGAACCCAATGTAACGACTGCAGCTTTTGACCGTCAGATAAAACCATTGGTACATAAGTATTTTGCAGAAAATATTGCGGAGCTAAAGAAAAATGGTGGCGTACCGGATAAAAACGGGGAGTTGCTGGTATTAAAGACCATTTCACTGAACGATTTTCACCTGACACCCGGTAATACCTATTACAGCGGGTTGAATCAGTTTTATCCATGGCTCATGCTGATCCTCGCCTTTATGATCACGGCGATAGCCTGTATCAACTTTATTAACCTGTCTGTAGCCCGTTCCTTTACCCGCAGCAATGAAGTGGGATTAAGAAAGGCTTTGGGCGCGCAGGATAAGCAGCTGATCTTCCAGTTCTGGAGCGAAGCCTTTTTATTGTGTTGTTTTGCCTTTGTGATCAGTATCCTGCTCACCTGTATATTATTACCGCATTATAACCGCATTTTCAGACACCGCCTCACGTTGGGTTTATTCCAGCATGGGTGGCTGTTGCTGAGTATTGTAGTGGGGTTCTTCACGATTACCTTACTGGCTGGTGGCTATCCGGCCTGGAAAGTTTCCCGCCTGAACATTATCAGTGTGCTGAAAGGGAAACAAAATTTCAGCAGCAGCAATGGGATGCAGCGTTCCCTCATCGTAGTACAGTTTGTGGTAGCGATTGTGCTGATCAGCTGCACGGTTATCATTGGTCAGCAGCTTAAATTCGTACAATCGGCGCCGTTAGGCTTTAATAGTACGCAGGTGATCAGCATTCCGGTAGATAATGCGCCGGTAACAGCTGTCACGGCTATGCGCAGCAAGTTGCTGATGGAGTCGGAAGTAACGGGTGTTACGGCCGGCCAGTTTAACCTGGGACTGGGGAAAGACGGTTCCTCCGGCAGATGGATGCGCAGTTTTGACTATAAAGGACATAGTGTAGGTACGCAATGTATTGAAGTGGATTATGACTACGCCAGTACATTGGACTTGAAAATGGTGGCGGGCCGTGATTTTTCGAGAGATTTCGGGGCAGATACCACCTGTGTGGTCATCAATGAACTAATGGCCAAACAATTGGGAGAGGCAGATCCTATCGGAAGTTTGATCGAGATGGATGACAGGCGTCCGCTGCGGGTGATCGGTGTGGTAAAAAACTATCATTATGAATCATTGCATAAAAAGATAGAACCCCTTACGATATCCCTGGCGAAGCCCGTTGACCTGAGCTACATTTTTGTGAAGGTAAATACGGCGAATCCTGCTGTAACGATAAAGAAAATAGAGGGTATGTGGAAAACGCTGAACCCCCTGTCTGAAAATGCACCCTCTTTTCTGGATGAAAATACAGACCGGTTATACCGCCAGGAGAAAAGGTTCTCAAAGATTTTCATCAACGGAGCTGTACTGGCAGTGCTGATTTCCTGTATGGGTTTATTCGCCATAGCCGTATTGGTAATGGCACAGCGCAAAAAAGAAATAGGTATCCGGAAAGTGTTGGGCGCTTCAGTTGGCAGTATTGTCATGTTGCTGGCCAAAGATTTCCTGCGGCTGGTCATCATTGCGGTTATCATTGCCACGCCTGCTGCCTGGTACTTTATGCAACGCTGGCTGAAAGGATTTGAGTTTCATGTCAATATTCACTGGTGGGTATTTGCCATGACAGGCGCTATTGCCTTAATCATTGCTTTCCTGACGGTAAGTATGCAAACTGTAAAGGCTGCTTTAGCTAATCCGATTAAAAGTCTGAACCGCGACTAA
- a CDS encoding efflux RND transporter periplasmic adaptor subunit: MDRKIEKKFWNKKRILMIGGGAVVALLLIYALIFADHRATLNVEKDKITISPVKKGTFDVYIAVTAVVMPLKTIRLDAIEAGYVSRKYLEGGSMVKQGDSILKLDNQHMVMQFVTQETEIYRLRNDLQNTRLNIRKEDFLEQQAISELNARIDAAQDLYDRNKQLVDEKIVARQEFNKNKFDLEGLLKQRAIKLESQEYQRENAKMQIAQLEGTLARTQRNLDLMKENLNSLIVRAPVSGQLSSIDVEIGSSITAGQNIGQIDDLNGFKLRADIDEHYVSQVFAGLKASFEFDGKSYAMVITKVYPEVKNGRFQADMTFEKETPAGIRRGQSTPIRLVLGKSAEALLLPLGGFFSDTGGNWVYVVDKNGKQAVKRNISLGRKNPLYFEILEGLQPGDQVITSSYENFGNKDVLAF, encoded by the coding sequence ATGGATAGAAAAATAGAAAAGAAGTTCTGGAACAAAAAACGCATCCTGATGATAGGGGGTGGGGCAGTGGTAGCTTTATTGCTGATATATGCCCTGATCTTCGCTGATCATCGTGCTACCCTCAATGTAGAAAAAGATAAGATCACGATCTCGCCTGTGAAAAAAGGCACCTTCGATGTATACATTGCTGTAACGGCCGTGGTGATGCCACTGAAAACCATCCGGCTTGATGCTATAGAAGCCGGTTATGTAAGCCGTAAATACCTCGAAGGAGGTAGTATGGTAAAACAGGGCGATTCCATCCTGAAGCTGGATAACCAACACATGGTGATGCAGTTTGTGACCCAGGAAACAGAAATCTACCGGCTCCGCAACGACCTGCAGAACACCCGGCTGAATATCCGGAAAGAAGACTTCCTCGAACAACAGGCTATTTCAGAACTGAACGCCAGAATAGATGCGGCGCAGGACCTGTATGACCGCAACAAACAGCTGGTAGACGAAAAGATTGTCGCCCGCCAGGAATTCAATAAAAATAAATTCGATCTGGAGGGGCTGCTGAAGCAGCGCGCCATTAAACTGGAATCGCAGGAATATCAGCGGGAAAATGCCAAAATGCAGATTGCCCAGCTGGAAGGTACCCTGGCCCGTACCCAGCGTAACCTGGACCTGATGAAAGAAAACCTCAACAGCCTGATTGTACGTGCCCCGGTTTCCGGTCAGCTGTCTTCCATTGATGTAGAGATAGGTTCCAGCATTACCGCCGGACAAAATATAGGACAGATTGATGACCTGAATGGGTTTAAACTGCGCGCAGATATTGATGAGCACTATGTTTCACAGGTGTTTGCCGGATTAAAGGCTTCTTTTGAATTCGACGGGAAATCCTATGCGATGGTGATTACCAAAGTATATCCGGAAGTGAAAAATGGCCGTTTCCAGGCAGATATGACTTTTGAAAAAGAAACACCTGCCGGTATCCGGCGGGGGCAGTCAACGCCTATCCGCCTGGTACTGGGGAAATCTGCTGAGGCGCTGCTGTTGCCCCTGGGAGGGTTCTTCTCCGATACTGGTGGCAACTGGGTATATGTAGTGGATAAAAATGGCAAACAGGCTGTAAAACGGAATATTTCCCTGGGCCGTAAAAATCCGTTATATTTTGAAATACTGGAGGGTTTACAGCCTGGCGACCAGGTGATCACTTCTTCCTATGAAAACTTTGGTAACAAGGATGTACTGGCATTTTAG
- a CDS encoding lysoplasmalogenase: MFKSKWTLFYGVILFADLILIAFHAGIFRYATKPLLMIILAIYFLGSKAPMPRLSKILLVAALFFSFGGDVLLLLPDKYFLPGLGSFLLAHILYMLFFLKIRYSNFPIPLCKYPLVFLHAAVLIVFILFLLPYLGSLTVPVIVYALAVSLVVQCVLHAFRFREQPAGWYCMIGSVLFLISDGIIAVEKFYHPLPQGGLLVMFTYGLAQLGLVYGSIQYYRDIAAGYDWQPSRSSQMLY, from the coding sequence ATGTTCAAATCAAAATGGACACTTTTTTACGGTGTCATCCTGTTTGCCGACCTGATACTCATCGCCTTTCATGCAGGCATATTCCGTTATGCTACCAAACCCCTGCTGATGATCATCCTGGCCATATACTTCCTGGGAAGTAAGGCCCCCATGCCCCGGCTGTCGAAAATATTATTGGTAGCTGCCTTATTTTTTTCTTTTGGGGGAGATGTATTACTGTTGTTGCCAGACAAATATTTCTTGCCGGGTCTCGGGAGTTTCCTGCTGGCACATATCCTCTATATGCTTTTCTTTCTGAAAATAAGATACTCCAACTTTCCGATCCCGTTGTGCAAATACCCGCTGGTATTTCTGCATGCAGCGGTATTGATCGTTTTCATATTATTCCTGCTGCCTTATCTCGGGAGTTTAACCGTTCCCGTTATAGTGTATGCATTGGCTGTTTCATTGGTAGTACAGTGTGTTTTACATGCCTTCCGCTTCCGGGAGCAACCGGCAGGCTGGTATTGTATGATCGGATCTGTACTCTTTCTTATTTCAGACGGGATCATTGCAGTAGAGAAATTTTATCATCCGCTCCCGCAGGGCGGACTACTGGTAATGTTCACCTACGGACTGGCTCAGCTGGGACTGGTATACGGCAGCATACAATACTACCGGGATATTGCTGCAGGCTATGACTGGCAGCCTTCGCGGTCGTCGCAGATGCTTTACTAA
- a CDS encoding ABC transporter ATP-binding protein → MIRTVNLQKLFATEEVETTALNGINMEVQDGEFVAIMGPSGCGKSTLLNILGLLDNPSDGEYHFWGKEVARMSERQRAQLRKGAIGFVFQSFNLIDELTVFENVELPLLYLKVPAADRKQRVEEVLERMNIMHRRNHFPQQLSGGQQQRVAIARAVVAKPNLILADEPTGNLDSTNGEEVMKLLQELNNAGTTLIMVTHSPYDAGFAHRIINLFDGRVVTENIKEQFHV, encoded by the coding sequence ATGATACGTACCGTCAATTTACAAAAGCTATTTGCAACAGAGGAAGTGGAGACTACTGCCCTGAACGGTATCAATATGGAAGTACAGGATGGTGAATTTGTAGCCATCATGGGGCCGTCCGGATGTGGTAAATCTACTTTGCTCAATATACTGGGATTGCTCGATAATCCCAGTGATGGGGAATATCACTTCTGGGGTAAAGAGGTGGCGCGTATGAGTGAAAGACAACGGGCACAGTTGCGTAAGGGTGCCATCGGGTTTGTATTCCAAAGCTTTAACCTGATAGATGAACTGACGGTATTTGAAAACGTAGAGTTACCGTTATTATACCTGAAAGTACCTGCGGCAGACAGAAAACAACGGGTGGAAGAAGTACTGGAGCGTATGAATATCATGCACCGCCGCAATCACTTTCCGCAACAACTGTCTGGTGGTCAGCAACAAAGAGTAGCTATTGCCCGTGCGGTAGTGGCCAAACCCAACCTGATTCTGGCGGATGAACCTACCGGTAACCTGGACTCCACCAATGGAGAAGAGGTGATGAAACTGCTGCAGGAACTCAACAATGCAGGTACCACTCTGATTATGGTAACACACTCACCATATGATGCCGGTTTTGCACACCGCATTATCAACTTGTTCGATGGACGGGTAGTAACCGAGAATATCAAAGAACAGTTTCATGTCTGA
- a CDS encoding sensor histidine kinase yields MAKVFHMNRFSINIGLRVILLFFTMGTSLWLYMHAVPPLALLLLPLVFLQLYNIYYYLNRINRKLTLFLESIRYEDFSIRFSADNKLGKSFSMLNHQFNEVLEAFRQTRAEKEANLKYIDTIVQHISIGVLSFDTTGKIELINPAAFRLLSIYRLRNLSELKNAHPGLEELLLELQAGTQILYATRQGQQLSIHAATVRLQGRLVKLISIQNIHAELQKKELDAWQNLTKILRHEIMNSVTPIVSLIGTMKEIVDLDIAPGATNTEGIMDLREALQTVESRSKGIMNFVNAYRDYTTLPQPLFTNVSVKTLVNSVSHLFQADLKQANIRFSLEVDAENMEIYADVSQLQMVLINLVKNAIDALEFTADAAISMRVYLNSGQQVCIEVTDNGPGIDEDAMNKIFIPFFTTKKKGSGIGLSLSQQIIQLHGGQLKVMSPGHDGNGTTFYVLLNTGA; encoded by the coding sequence ATGGCAAAAGTATTCCACATGAATCGTTTCAGCATTAATATAGGGCTACGGGTTATTCTCCTTTTTTTCACCATGGGAACCTCCCTTTGGCTGTATATGCATGCGGTTCCTCCGTTGGCATTACTGCTGCTACCACTGGTATTCCTGCAGTTGTACAATATCTACTATTATCTCAACCGCATCAACCGTAAGCTGACGCTTTTCCTGGAATCTATCCGGTATGAAGACTTTTCTATCCGTTTCAGTGCCGACAACAAATTAGGCAAGAGCTTCAGTATGTTGAATCACCAGTTCAATGAAGTACTGGAAGCGTTCCGGCAAACCAGGGCGGAAAAAGAAGCCAACCTGAAATACATCGATACCATTGTGCAACACATCAGTATCGGGGTATTATCTTTTGATACTACCGGGAAAATAGAATTAATTAACCCGGCCGCTTTCCGGTTACTGAGCATCTACCGGCTCCGTAATCTCTCCGAACTAAAAAATGCACATCCCGGCCTGGAAGAACTACTGCTGGAGCTGCAGGCAGGCACGCAGATTTTGTATGCTACCCGGCAGGGCCAGCAACTCTCTATTCATGCGGCCACCGTGCGGTTACAGGGCAGACTGGTAAAACTGATTTCCATTCAGAACATTCATGCCGAATTGCAGAAAAAAGAACTGGATGCCTGGCAGAACCTGACGAAAATACTGCGGCATGAAATTATGAATTCTGTTACCCCCATCGTTTCTCTGATAGGTACCATGAAGGAAATAGTAGACCTGGACATTGCACCGGGAGCTACCAATACCGAAGGTATCATGGATCTCCGTGAGGCCCTGCAGACAGTAGAAAGCCGGAGTAAAGGCATTATGAACTTTGTGAATGCCTACCGGGATTACACTACCCTGCCGCAACCCCTGTTTACCAATGTAAGTGTGAAAACGCTGGTGAATTCTGTCAGCCATCTTTTCCAGGCCGATCTGAAACAGGCCAACATCCGGTTTTCGCTGGAAGTAGATGCAGAAAATATGGAGATCTATGCAGACGTATCCCAGCTGCAGATGGTGTTGATCAATCTGGTAAAAAACGCCATAGATGCCCTGGAATTCACAGCCGATGCGGCGATCAGCATGCGCGTTTATCTCAACAGCGGCCAACAGGTTTGTATTGAAGTAACCGACAATGGCCCTGGTATTGACGAAGATGCCATGAACAAGATTTTTATTCCCTTCTTTACCACCAAGAAAAAAGGCTCCGGTATCGGACTAAGTCTTTCCCAACAAATCATTCAGCTACATGGCGGGCAACTGAAAGTAATGAGCCCCGGACACGATGGTAACGGTACTACATTTTACGTGTTGTTAAACACGGGAGCGTAA
- a CDS encoding sigma-54-dependent transcriptional regulator produces the protein MKESFFNIVAYSPLYMSTMQPAKILIVDDDVDVLRAARLLLKRHFEQVDFEKNPQKIPYLVSNFDYDVILLDMNFTRDLSSGKEGFEWLDRILDIKPDTAVVLFTAYGDVEMAVRAIKAGAADFVLKPWENEKLLATIQSAYNKRAAKQDKPIVATPSNHEMIGKSPAMQAVFDTVSRVAATDANILILGENGTGKDMLARWIHTQSDRSSKAFVSVDLGAISETLFESELFGHVKGAFTDAREDRLGRFEEANGGSIFLDEIGNISIPFQAKLLTVLQNRFVTKVGSNKNISINVRLICATNRNIQHMAAQHLFRQDLLYRINTIEINLPPLRERQEDIVPLAEYFLQLYRDKYKRPVNSMHESLITQLERYEWPGNIRELQHAIERAVILSQGKTLQAKDVFVKNNANSDQAMDTGYNLEEMERNVISQAMKKCNGNITEAAKELGLSRAALYRRLDKYNI, from the coding sequence TTGAAAGAATCTTTCTTTAATATTGTTGCCTATTCACCTTTGTATATGAGTACCATGCAACCAGCTAAAATCCTAATTGTAGATGATGATGTAGATGTTTTACGAGCTGCACGTCTGTTGTTGAAAAGACATTTTGAACAAGTGGATTTTGAGAAGAATCCCCAGAAGATCCCTTATCTCGTTTCCAATTTCGATTATGATGTTATTCTGCTGGACATGAATTTCACCCGTGACCTCAGCAGTGGTAAGGAAGGATTTGAATGGCTGGACCGTATCCTGGATATCAAACCAGATACAGCTGTGGTATTATTTACGGCATATGGAGACGTGGAAATGGCCGTGAGAGCAATCAAAGCAGGAGCTGCAGACTTTGTACTGAAGCCCTGGGAAAATGAAAAACTACTGGCTACCATTCAGTCGGCTTATAACAAACGCGCGGCCAAACAGGATAAACCCATTGTAGCTACTCCTTCCAACCACGAGATGATTGGGAAAAGTCCGGCAATGCAGGCCGTATTCGATACTGTTTCCCGCGTAGCAGCTACCGATGCCAACATCCTGATCCTCGGTGAAAACGGTACGGGAAAAGATATGCTTGCCAGATGGATACATACCCAATCGGACCGCAGCAGCAAAGCATTTGTCAGCGTGGATCTGGGCGCCATCAGTGAAACACTCTTTGAGAGTGAACTGTTCGGACATGTGAAAGGCGCCTTTACCGACGCCCGGGAAGATCGCCTCGGTCGCTTTGAAGAAGCCAACGGAGGCAGCATATTCCTGGATGAAATAGGAAATATTTCCATCCCGTTCCAAGCTAAACTCCTGACAGTACTGCAAAACAGATTCGTTACGAAAGTAGGGTCCAATAAAAATATATCCATTAACGTTAGACTGATCTGCGCCACCAACCGCAACATTCAACATATGGCTGCACAACACCTGTTCCGGCAGGATTTGCTGTACCGTATCAATACCATCGAAATAAATCTGCCGCCACTGCGGGAAAGACAGGAAGACATCGTACCACTCGCAGAATATTTTCTGCAACTGTACCGCGATAAATACAAACGTCCGGTCAACAGCATGCACGAATCCCTCATCACCCAGCTGGAACGTTACGAATGGCCGGGTAATATCCGTGAACTGCAACACGCTATTGAACGGGCGGTCATTCTTTCTCAAGGCAAAACCCTGCAGGCTAAAGACGTATTCGTAAAAAACAATGCCAACTCCGATCAGGCCATGGACACAGGTTACAACCTGGAAGAAATGGAAAGAAATGTGATTTCACAAGCCATGAAAAAATGTAACGGCAACATCACGGAAGCGGCGAAAGAGCTGGGACTGAGCAGAGCAGCCCTCTACAGAAGACTGGACAAATACAATATATAG
- a CDS encoding ABC transporter permease, translating into MIWKNYLKTARRNLLKRKLYTVINVSGLAIGITCFILLALYLHNEWTYDTFHANAAQLYRIRVDYGEKDQPVVHTAMNPGALGPAIKDFPDVKMMSRVYAKENVVVKYGDNIVNEKRFMYADAAFFQMFSFPLLHGDPATVLKNPGTVVLSEEMARKYFGTTDVIGKIIRINNNKDLQITGVAVNSPANTHLKFNFAASFSTLTNVDNWDAPNYYTYVLLGNNATPAGLHRSMADLIKSQMPEGGGATLDFVPEPVTGIHLHSIAGSSIETGGDIRYNYILAIVAVLLLLVACINFMNLATARSAERGREIGVRKALGAERSQLFGQFISESALVTALAIILGIFLAWAFLPAFNNLAGTSLRMGSMQGYRLYLLLAVVFVGTTLLAGTYPALFLSALRPVQILKGKIAISTGGKMRKTLVIFQFATSIFFIICTLVVQRQLHYIQHKKLGQDRSHILVLDGKNMDYKSLATLKNRLLQESGVQEVSASYDSPVNIEGGYTIGKIAGKPADFGMSITAIPVEKDYLKTMGIPLAAGEVLTDADIQDILPERENQEHHFYLNEAAVKQLGWTTDMAVGKRLAMNGRNGSIKGVMKDFHFASMKEKIAPIIVFPEYNWFGEILVKIRGDHQQEVITGIEKVWKNYYPSIPFGYHFMDEEFNGIYQTEYRISAILTTFSSVIIMISCLGLLGLAAFTAQQRTREIGIRKVMGATVGSIVALLSKDYIKLVVIALCMAAPVAWYAMHYWLEGFAYHAVLPVWSFPVAGLTAILIALVTVGVQSITAARMDPVKSLRTE; encoded by the coding sequence ATGATCTGGAAAAACTATCTAAAAACAGCCCGTAGAAATCTGCTAAAACGTAAGCTGTATACCGTTATTAATGTATCCGGACTGGCAATAGGTATTACCTGTTTTATTTTGCTGGCCTTGTATCTTCATAATGAATGGACATATGATACCTTTCATGCCAATGCAGCGCAGTTGTATCGTATCCGGGTAGATTATGGCGAAAAAGATCAGCCGGTAGTACATACCGCCATGAACCCGGGTGCGTTGGGACCAGCTATAAAGGACTTTCCGGATGTAAAAATGATGTCGCGGGTATATGCAAAAGAGAACGTGGTGGTGAAGTATGGAGATAACATTGTGAATGAGAAACGTTTTATGTATGCAGATGCTGCTTTTTTTCAGATGTTTTCTTTTCCCTTGCTGCATGGAGATCCGGCTACTGTTTTAAAAAATCCGGGAACCGTGGTATTAAGTGAAGAGATGGCAAGGAAGTATTTCGGTACCACAGATGTTATTGGAAAAATCATCAGAATCAATAATAATAAAGATTTACAGATAACAGGAGTGGCCGTCAACAGCCCCGCCAATACCCACCTGAAATTTAATTTTGCTGCCAGTTTTTCCACACTAACGAATGTGGATAACTGGGATGCACCGAATTACTATACGTATGTATTGCTGGGTAATAACGCCACGCCGGCAGGCTTGCATCGCAGCATGGCCGATCTCATTAAATCCCAGATGCCGGAAGGCGGTGGCGCAACACTGGATTTTGTGCCGGAACCGGTAACCGGCATTCACCTGCATTCGATCGCCGGATCTTCCATCGAAACAGGTGGGGATATACGTTATAACTATATACTGGCAATAGTAGCGGTATTATTACTGTTGGTGGCCTGTATTAATTTTATGAATCTGGCCACTGCGCGTTCTGCAGAACGGGGCCGGGAAATTGGTGTCCGGAAGGCATTAGGGGCGGAACGGAGCCAGTTGTTCGGGCAATTTATTTCCGAATCAGCCCTGGTGACGGCATTGGCGATCATCCTGGGGATCTTCCTGGCGTGGGCTTTCCTGCCGGCATTCAACAACCTGGCAGGTACTTCTTTACGCATGGGAAGTATGCAGGGCTATCGTCTGTATTTATTACTGGCAGTGGTATTTGTGGGTACTACTTTACTGGCTGGTACCTATCCGGCTTTGTTCCTGTCGGCGCTCCGTCCGGTGCAGATATTAAAAGGAAAAATAGCCATATCAACAGGCGGAAAGATGCGGAAAACCCTGGTCATATTTCAGTTTGCCACCTCTATATTTTTTATTATCTGCACCCTGGTTGTACAGCGTCAACTGCACTATATCCAGCATAAGAAGCTGGGCCAGGATCGTTCACATATATTGGTACTGGATGGAAAAAATATGGATTACAAAAGCCTGGCTACCCTTAAAAACAGATTGCTACAGGAATCCGGTGTGCAAGAGGTAAGTGCTTCCTACGATTCACCGGTGAATATAGAGGGAGGATATACGATTGGTAAAATTGCCGGTAAACCGGCCGATTTTGGAATGAGTATTACAGCCATACCGGTGGAAAAGGATTATCTGAAAACCATGGGTATACCATTGGCAGCCGGAGAAGTATTGACAGATGCGGATATCCAGGATATTTTACCGGAAAGAGAAAATCAGGAACATCATTTTTACCTGAACGAGGCAGCGGTGAAACAACTTGGCTGGACGACTGACATGGCCGTCGGTAAACGCCTGGCTATGAATGGCCGTAACGGAAGCATAAAGGGAGTGATGAAGGATTTTCATTTTGCTTCCATGAAAGAAAAAATAGCGCCGATCATCGTATTCCCGGAATACAACTGGTTTGGAGAAATATTAGTGAAAATACGGGGTGATCATCAGCAGGAAGTTATTACCGGCATAGAAAAAGTGTGGAAAAATTATTACCCGTCCATCCCCTTCGGCTATCATTTTATGGACGAAGAATTTAATGGGATATACCAGACAGAATACCGGATCAGTGCTATTCTGACAACTTTTTCTTCTGTTATCATTATGATATCCTGCCTGGGTCTATTAGGACTGGCAGCATTTACTGCCCAGCAGCGTACCCGGGAAATAGGCATCCGGAAAGTAATGGGTGCTACGGTAGGTAGTATTGTGGCGCTGTTGTCGAAAGATTACATCAAGCTGGTAGTGATAGCGTTGTGTATGGCTGCTCCGGTGGCCTGGTATGCCATGCATTACTGGCTGGAGGGTTTTGCCTATCACGCCGTATTGCCTGTCTGGAGCTTCCCGGTAGCAGGACTGACTGCGATCTTGATAGCGCTGGTAACAGTAGGGGTACAGTCCATCACTGCTGCAAGAATGGACCCGGTTAAAAGTTTAAGAACAGAATAA